The following are from one region of the Prionailurus bengalensis isolate Pbe53 chromosome A2, Fcat_Pben_1.1_paternal_pri, whole genome shotgun sequence genome:
- the CLEC17A gene encoding C-type lectin domain family 17, member A isoform X1: MYTNSGCQHLPGTREEEEDGDDYENMAPPYKDLPPKPGSMAPPRPPRAGKKTENPPLPCKSPKIKGPDLTPVICTSPPLGVIPECPPFQPSLAATPGSQLSQKSRCPGCYQEERLVVLLCLLVVVSLLLGCTGLAVTLIKYQEVVGELRMLTFQQTAWQASVTGTAGLAGLKKDIDHIRTNTNQSLVDLRGLLDCTRTTCPEGWLPFEGKCYYFSPRTKSWDEARKFCQENYSHLVIISSFAEQKFVAKAHGSPRIYWLGLSDRDREGDWKWLDGSPVTLRELSPAGWRPAPLGGYFSPQPTSGQEKPGPFVTSRENSVVLFTLQSSLLDQAEARPG, encoded by the exons GCCAG GgaccagagaggaggaggaggatggcgATGATTACGAGAACATGGCACCCCCCTACAAGGATCTCCCTCCCAAGCCAG GCTCGATGGCCCCACCTAGGCCTCCGAGGGCAG gaaagaaaacagagaacccCCCACTGCCTTGCAAGTCCCCAAAGATCAAAG GCCCGGACCTCACCCCTGTCATCTGCACATCTCCTCCACTGG gTGTCATTCCAGAATGCCCTCCGTTCCAGCCGTCCCTAGCTG CCACCCCGGGGTCCCAGCTCAGTCAGAAGTCCAGATGTCCTGGGTGCTACCAGGAGGAGAGACTGGTGGTGTTGCTGTGCCTGCTGGTGGTGGTGTCACTGCTCCTGGGCTGCACTGGTCTGGCTGTGACCCTTATCAAGT ACCAGGAGGTGGTGGGAGAGCTGAGAATGTTGACCTTTCAGCAGACGGCATGGCAAGCAAGTG TGACTGGCACGGCAGGGCTGGCTGGCCTGAAGAAGGATATTGACCACATAAGAACTAACACCAACCAGTCCCTGGTAGACCTTCGGGGCTTATTAG ACTGTACCAGGACCACCTGCCCTGAGGGCTGGCTCCCCTTTGAGGGCAAGTGTTACTACTTCTCCCCAAGGACCaagtcatgggatgaagcccGGAAGTTCTGCCAGGAGAATTACTCTCACTTGGTCATCATCAGTAGCTTCGCCGAACAG AAGTTTGTGGCCAAGGCTCATGGCTCTCCACGGATCTACTGGCTGGGGCTGAGTGACAGGGACCGTGAAGGGGACTGGAAGTGGCTGGATGGGTCACCCGTCACTCTGAG AGAGTTGTCCCCAGCTGGATGGAGGCCAGCTCCCCTAGGAGGTTACTTCAGCCCACAGCCAACGAGTGGCCAAGAGAAGCCGGGACCCTTTGTCACAAGTCGAGAGAACTCTGTGGTGCTGTTCACACTCCAGAGCTCCCTCTTGGATCAGGCTGAGGCAAGACCAGGCTGA
- the CLEC17A gene encoding C-type lectin domain family 17, member A isoform X2 — protein MYTNSGCQHLPGTREEEEDGDDYENMAPPYKDLPPKPGSMAPPRPPRAGKKTENPPLPCKSPKIKGPDLTPVICTSPPLGVIPECPPFQPSLAATPGSQLSQKSRCPGCYQEERLVVLLCLLVVVSLLLGCTGLAVTLIKYQEVVGELRMLTFQQTAWQASVTGTAGLAGLKKDIDHIRTNTNQSLVDLRGLLDCTRTTCPEGWLPFEGKCYYFSPRTKSWDEARKFCQENYSHLVIISSFAEQKFVAKAHGSPRIYWLGLSDRDREGDWKWLDGSPVTLSFWDPEEPNNINDEDCASMNKGGTWNDLSCDKTTYWICERKCSC, from the exons GCCAG GgaccagagaggaggaggaggatggcgATGATTACGAGAACATGGCACCCCCCTACAAGGATCTCCCTCCCAAGCCAG GCTCGATGGCCCCACCTAGGCCTCCGAGGGCAG gaaagaaaacagagaacccCCCACTGCCTTGCAAGTCCCCAAAGATCAAAG GCCCGGACCTCACCCCTGTCATCTGCACATCTCCTCCACTGG gTGTCATTCCAGAATGCCCTCCGTTCCAGCCGTCCCTAGCTG CCACCCCGGGGTCCCAGCTCAGTCAGAAGTCCAGATGTCCTGGGTGCTACCAGGAGGAGAGACTGGTGGTGTTGCTGTGCCTGCTGGTGGTGGTGTCACTGCTCCTGGGCTGCACTGGTCTGGCTGTGACCCTTATCAAGT ACCAGGAGGTGGTGGGAGAGCTGAGAATGTTGACCTTTCAGCAGACGGCATGGCAAGCAAGTG TGACTGGCACGGCAGGGCTGGCTGGCCTGAAGAAGGATATTGACCACATAAGAACTAACACCAACCAGTCCCTGGTAGACCTTCGGGGCTTATTAG ACTGTACCAGGACCACCTGCCCTGAGGGCTGGCTCCCCTTTGAGGGCAAGTGTTACTACTTCTCCCCAAGGACCaagtcatgggatgaagcccGGAAGTTCTGCCAGGAGAATTACTCTCACTTGGTCATCATCAGTAGCTTCGCCGAACAG AAGTTTGTGGCCAAGGCTCATGGCTCTCCACGGATCTACTGGCTGGGGCTGAGTGACAGGGACCGTGAAGGGGACTGGAAGTGGCTGGATGGGTCACCCGTCACTCTGAG CTTTTGGGACCCAGAGGAGCCCAACAACATCAACGATGAGGACTGTGCCAGCATGAACAAAGGTGGCACCTGGAATGACCTCTCTTGTGACAAAACGACCTACTGGATTTGTGAGCGGAAATGTTCCTGTTGA